The Raphanus sativus cultivar WK10039 chromosome 2, ASM80110v3, whole genome shotgun sequence genome includes a region encoding these proteins:
- the LOC108843229 gene encoding uncharacterized protein LOC108843229 — MFRNRQTNVSDVQTINELAALKQSILDISSQIHHVTTSAPQIECVLAESLRTPFSEKITKVRLRKMDKLRLPTFDGLSDPTVHVTSFNIAMRRANLSDEEKDAGFCQLFVETREGTALAWFTGLKENSVNNFHDLSTAFLKNYIMFTREEATASDLWNLTQANGQSLRDFMEKFKSVVSKIDIPDQIAVESLKNTLHLKSTFRADLYRHPTRSLADAIARSHNFIKMEEDTKAIIGRQNAAKDAATKQNSAKTSDNRQEPRQHSSGNPKRYFAYAVTEEEDPASAAVVREKGWNVYNRPTSENDPKNQTPSESSGPGAPPSRKYCAYHKVETHNTNECNVLYKQFLSSVASGKLEIEPPPKPKPKNGKSWSKNKEKKSQKSKEKQPQANAEEEDAQDKDDSSAEEDQPRNRRRVEVILSRMSDSSDDEQTEQPPLWVSAASMEDTDLRTQLKRKAATAPIPVSTDAPYFITTNSASKSRRIDPDHPFRVSDLRDSLNSKADDLRIKLNRSKQSDLRRHLEKAKERHPNSIPDDAEFTDLRDQIESRRRSRFPRIIVIMGGSPLCGDSVRAIKDYRRQAGTSKRWPSSTEDDHQITFSSADTRGIHMPHNDPLLVDIRIGECQVTKVLIDTGSSVDLIFRHTLDKMGVDLQNMKPSSRTLTGFNGASEQMLGTIRLPVYAGDIVRTVKFSVIQAKAPYNAILGTPWLHAMKAVPSSYHQCVKFPGKDGSTQTIRGDQQAAREILIATVKLQQSVSLINSVSKPIHKVYPQKEEVREVPLDTDDPTKVIRIGAFLSDEMQSQITSFLRDNASTFAWSASDMKGIDPAITSHELNVDPTFKPIRQKRRKLGPDRSKAVNEEVDRLLAAGSITEVLYPEWLANPVVVKKKNGKWRVCVDFTDLNKACPKDSYPLPHIDRLVESTAGDELLTFMDAFSGYNQIMMHPDDREKTAFITDRGTYCYKVMPFGLKNAGATYQRLVNKMFADRLGNTMEVYIDDMLVKSLHANDHLDHLRDCFKTLNEYGMKLNPAKCTFGVTSGEFLGYIVTQRGIEANPKQISAILDLPSPKNSREVQRLTGRIAALNRFISRSTDKCLPFYELLRGNRRFVWDDKCEEAFAQLKHYLTMPPVLAKPEVGDILSLYIAVTSSAVSSVLIREDRGEQKPIFYIRKRMTEAETRYPTLEKMALAVVTSARKLRPYFQSHSIEVLSNQPLRTVMQNTNQSGRLTKWAMELSAHDITYKNRTAAKSQVLADFLIELTPELEQDLILPSNNWILHVDGSSTNKGSGAGVQLQSPTGELIRQSFTFDFAASNNEAEYESLIAGLRLAQAVKAKRLSAYCDSQLVVSQYHGDYDVRNDRMDAYLRIVQDLAKGFEFFDLTKVPRGENICADALAALSSKLHDQVKRTIPILRIEKPSIDLDHQEAGFVASVTEEAPVTDDSPMTTDDGQTNDWRTAFIDFLAHGTLPTDKWEARRLKRRSAHYVVTEGELHRWTATKVLLKCIHGEQTRLVMAETHEGAAGNHSGGRALALKIKNLGFYWPSMNTDCDSYVRHCDKCQRHASTIHSPTELLRSMTAPYPFMRWGMDIIGPLPTSRQKRFILVLTDYFTKWVEAEAYANVTDKEVQKFVWKNIICRHGLPYEIVTDNGSQFISHNFREFCEKWRIRLNTATPRYPQCNGQAESTNKTIIDGLKKRLDLKKGCWADELDGVLWSHRTTPRGATQATPFSLAYGVEAMAPAEVNVTSLRRSKMPLHGEVNRDMLLDALDNIEEKRDQALLRIQNYQNQIESYYNKKVRSRPLELGDLVLRKVFENTKEWKAGKLGANWEGPYKITQVIRPGVFRLETSRGDAVPRAWNSMHLRRFYS, encoded by the coding sequence ATGTTCCGGAACAGACAAACCAACGTCTCCGATGTGCAAACTATCAACGAACTCGCGGCGCTCAAACAGTCCATCCTCGATATAAGCTCTCAGATCCACCACGTGACGACATCTGCTCCTCAGATCGAATGCGTCCTCGCCGAATCTCTCCGTACCCCTTTTTCCGAGAAGATAACCAAGGTCAGGCTCCGGAAGATGGACAAACTCCGTTTACCGACTTTCGACGGACTTTCCGACCCAACGGTCCACGTCACGTCGTTCAATATCGCTATGCGCCGTGCGAATCTCTCCGACGAAGAGAAAGACGCGGGCTTTTGCCAACTCTTCGTCGAAACCCGAGAAGGAACAGCCTTGGCTTGGTTCACCGGTCTCAAAGAAAACTCTGTCAACAATTTCCACGATCTCTCAACCGCCTTCCTGAAGAACTATATCATGTTCACTCGCGAGGAAGCAACTGCTTCCGATCTGTGGAACCTAACCCAAGCCAACGGTCAAAGCCTCCGTGACTTCATGGAAAAGTTCAAATCTGTCGTCTCAAAGATAGACATTCCCGACCAGATCGCCGTCGAATCCTTGAAGAACACACTTCATCTCAAGTCTACCTTTCGCGCCGATCTCTACCGACACCCGACGCGATCACTTGCAGATGCCATAGCACGCTCCCATAACTTCATAAAAATGGAGGAGGACACGAAAGCAATCATCGGCCGACAGAACGCTGCTAAAGACGCAGCAACGAAGCAGAATTCAGCCAAGACGAGTGACAACCGTCAGGAGCCGAGGCAACATTCATCCGGTAATCCGAAGCGTTACTTCGCTTACGCCGTTACCGAAGAAGAGGACCCTGCATCTGCCGCCGTGGTTCGGGAGAAAGGGTGGAACGTCTACAACCGCCCGACTTCCGAAAACGATCCGAAGAACCAAACACCTTCCGAGTCTTCGGGTCCCGGAGCTCCCCCCTCCCGAAAGTACTGCGCCTATCACAAAGTCGAAACTCACAACACGAATGAGTGTAACGTCCTCTACAAACAGTTCTTGTCATCTGTGGCCAGTGGCAAGCTGGAAATTGAGCCACCCCCAAAACCAAAGCCCAAGAACGGCAAAAGCTGGAGCAAAAACAAGGAAAAGAAGTCTCAGAAATCCAAAGAAAAGCAACCTCAAGCTAACGCAGAAGAGGAGGACGCCCAGGATAAAGACGACTCGTCGGCCGAGGAGGATCAGCCGAGAAACCGACGACGAGTAGAAGTCATCCTCTCACGAATGAGCGACTCTTCGGACGACGAGCAAACCGAGCAACCCCCTCTCTGGGTAAGTGCTGCCAGCATGGAAGACACCGATCTTCGGACTCAGCTAAAGCGAAAAGCCGCGACCGCACCTATCCCCGTATCGACCGACGCTCCGTACTTCATCACCACTAATAGCGCGTCCAAGTCCCGAAGGATCGATCCAGATCACCCCTTCCGAGTCTCCGACCTACGCGATAGCCTCAACTCCAAAGCCGATGACCTAAGGATAAAGCTCAACCGCTCCAAACAATCCGACTTACGTCGCCACTTGGAAAAAGCAAAAGAGCGCCATCCCAACTCCATCCCCGACGACGCCGAGTTCACCGACCTCAGAGACCAAATCGAATCTCGACGCCGAAGTCGCTTCCCCAGGATCATAGTAATCATGGGCGGATCCCCTCTCTGTGGCGATTCCGTCAGGGCAATCAAGGATTATAGGCGGCAAGCCGGAACCTCCAAACGATGGCCCTCGTCAACTGAAGACGACCACCAGATCACGTTCTCCAGCGCCGACACGCGaggcatccatatgcctcatAACGATCCGCTCTTAGTGGACATCAGAATCGGAGAATGCCAAGTCACCAAGGTCTTGATCGACACCGGCAGCTCGGTCGATCTCATCTTTCGCCACACGTTGGATAAGATGGGCGTCGACCTGCAAAACATGAAACCATCTTCCCGGACCCTCACCGGATTCAACGGAGCTTCAGAACAGATGCTCGGTACCATACGCCTTCCCGTCTACGCTGGAGACATCGTTCGGACGGTGAAGTTCTCTGTTATACAAGCCAAAGCACCGTACAACGCAATCCTCGGCACTCCCTGGCTCCACGCGATGAAAGCTGTCCCGTCATCTTACCACCAGTGCGTCAAATTCCCCGGAAAAGACGGCAGCACGCAAACCATCCGTGGAGATCAGCAAGCCGCGAGGGAAATACTCATCGCCACAGTGAAACTCCAGCAGTCTGTATCCCTCATTAACTCCGTCTCCAAGCCTATCCATAAGGTATACCCTCAGAAGGAAGAGGTCCGCGAAGTCCCGCTTGATACCGACGACCCGACGAAGGTCATCCGAATCGGCGCGTTCCTCTCGGACGAAATGCAATCCCAAATCACCTCTTTCCTCCGAGACAATGCTTCGACATTCGCTTGGTCAGCATCAGATATGAAGGGAATCGACCCAGCTATAACCTCACATGAGTTGAACGTCGATCCTACTTTCAAACCCATCAGGCAAAAAAGGCGGAAACTCGGGCCCGACCGATCGAAAGCAGTCAATGAAGAAGTAGACCGTTTACTCGCGGCCGGATCCATTACCGAAGTTCTATATCCCGAGTGGCTGGCAAATCCGGTtgtcgtcaagaagaagaacgggaagTGGCGTGTCTGCGTTGATTTTACTGACCTTAACAAGGCATGCCCGAAGGATAGTTATCCACTCCCCCATATCGACCGATTAGTCGAGTCAACCGCAGGTGACGAATTACTCACCTTCATGGACGCCTTCTCggggtacaatcaaatcatgatgcaCCCCGATGACCGAGAGAAGACCGCTTTCATCACCGACCGAGGGACCTACTGCTACAAGGTCATGCCTTTCGGGCTAAAAAACGCCGGAGCGACTTACCAGCGCCTCGTCAACAAAATGTTCGCCGATAGGCTGGGTAACACCATGGAAGTATACATTGACGATATGCTGGTCAAGTCACTTCACGCGAACGACCACCTCGACCATCTACGCGATTGTTTCAAGACACTGAACGAGTATGGGATGAAACTCAACCCGGCTAAATGCACCTTCGGCGTCACCTCAGGCGAATTCCTGGGATACATAGTAACCCAAcgaggcatcgaagccaaccccAAGCAGATTTCAGCAATACTTGACCTACCCAGTCCGAAGAACAGCAGAGAGGTGCAGCGTCTAACAGGCAGGATCGCGGCCCTCAACAGATTCATTTCCCGGTCAACCGACAAATGCCTTCCATTCTACGAATTGTTGCGAGGAAACAGACGCTTCGTCTGGGACGATAAGTGCGAGGAGGCGTTCGCCCAGCTCAAGCACTACCTCACCATGCCCCCGGTCCTCGCAAAACCAGAAGTCGGCGACATCCTATCCCTTTACATTGCGGTCACCTCTTCGGCAGTCAGCAGTGTCCTTATCCGGGAAGACCGAGGCGAACAGAAGCCCATCTTCTACATCAGAAAACGCATGACCGAAGCGGAAACCCGCTACCCGACTCTTGAAAAAATGGCGCTCGCTGTCGTAACCTCAGCTCGAAAACTTCGTCCTTACTTCCAGTCACACAGTATCGAGGTCCTCTCCAATCAGCCTCTTCGGACAGTCATGCAAAACACTAACCAGTCTGGACGACTGACCAAATGGGCAATGGAACTAAGTGCCCACGACATAACATACAAGAACCGCACAGCAGCCAAGTCGCAAGTCCTTGCCGATTTCCTCATCGAGCTCACACCAGAGCTCGAACAAGACCTAATATTACCAAGTAACAACTGGATATTGCACGTGGATGGCTCCTCCACGAACAAAGGCTCAGGCGCGGGCGTCCAGCTGCAATCGCCGACTGGAGAACTGATCCGACAGTCCTTCACCTTCGACTTCGCCGCTTCCAACAACGAGGCGGAGTACGAGTCCCTCATCGCGGGACTCCGTCTCGCCCAAGCTGTCAAAGCTAAACGACTGAGCGCATATTGTGACTCCCAGCTCGTCGTAAGTCAGTACCACGGTGACTACGACGTACGCAACGATCGGATGGATGCATACCTTCGCATCGTCCAGGATCTAGCCAAAGGTTTCGAGTTCTTCGACTTAACCAAGGTCCCACGAGGGGAAAACATCTGCGCCGACGCTCTTGCTGCTCTCAGCAGCAAACTCCACGATCAAGTCAAGCGGACGATTCCGATCCTTCGCATCGAGAAACCGAGCATCGATCTCGACCACCAAGAAGCCGGATTCGTTGCTTCGGTTACTGAAGAAGCACCCGTCACCGACGATTCCCCTATGACGACCGATGACGGTCAAACGAACGACTGGCGTACCGCCTTCATTGATTTCCTTGCCCACGGAACGTTGCCCACTGACAAGTGGGAAGCCAGAAGGTTGAAGCGACGCAGCGCGCATTACGTCGTCACCGAAGGAGAACTCCACCGTTGGACCGCCACTAAGGTTCTCCTCAAGTGTATTCATGGCGAACAAACGAGGCTCGTCATGGCCGAAACCCATGAAGGTGCGGCAGGCAATCACTCAGGAGGCCGAGCCCTCGCTCTGAAGATAAAAAACCTCGGTTTCTACTGGCCATCAATGAACACGGACTGCGACTCCTACGTCCGCCACTGCGATAAATGCCAACGCCATGCTTCTACGATCCATAGTCCGACCGAACTCCTCCGCAGCATGACCGCTCCGTATCCATTTATGCGGTGGGGAATGGACATCATCGGCCCGCTGCCGACCTCCCGGCAAAAACGCTTCATCCTTGTCTTAACTGACTATTTCACAAAGTGGGTGGAAGCAGAGGCATACGCAAACGTCACCGACAAAGAAGTGCAAAAATTtgtctggaaaaacatcatcTGCCGCCATGGACTCCCTTATGAAATAGTCACCGACAACGGATCCCAGTTTATCTCACACAACTTCCGAGAATTCTGTGAGAAGTGGAGAATCCGTCTCAACACCGCAACCCCGAGGTACCCGCAGTGCAACGGTCAAGCCGAGTCGACGAACAAAACCATCATAGACGGTCTGAAAAAACGACTCGACTTGAAGAAGGGATGCTGGGCAGACGAATTAGACGGCGTTCTATGGTCTCACCGAACGACACCTCGGGGAGCAACGCAGGCTACCCCCTTTTCGCTGGCATACGGAGTCGAGGCAATGGCGCCAGCCGAAGTCAACGTCACCAGCCTACGACGCTCAAAGATGCCCCTTCACGGTGAAGTCAACCGAGACATGCTCCTCGACGCTCTGGACAACATCGAGGAAAAACGCGACCAAGCGCTTCTCCGTATCCAGAATTACCAGAACCAGATCGAAAGCTACTATAATAAGAAGGTTCGATCCCGCCCTCTCGAACTCGGAGACCTCGTTCTACGCAAAGTGTTCGAGAACACTAAAGAGTGGAAAGCCGGCAAGTTAGGCGCCAATTGGGAAGGCCCTTACAAGATTACACAAGTCATACGGCCCGGAGTCTTCCGACTCGAAACTTCTCGTGGAGACGCGGTACCCCGTGCCTGGAACTCCATGCATCTACGACGCTTCTACTCATAG
- the LOC130508568 gene encoding probable pinoresinol-lariciresinol reductase 3 — MEEKSRVLVIGATGRLGNYLTRFSIQSGHQTFALIRNSAFSDPSKSVNLESLSSAGVTLLKGPLEDEVSLEEAVMKVDVVISAIPSKHVLDQKLLINVIKRSPSIKRFIPAEYGADPDKIQVSDLDHGFYSKKSEIRRLVESSGIPYTYICCGLFMRILLPSLVQPGLQSPPMDKVTRLWRWKR; from the exons ATGGAAGAGAAGAGCAGAGTATTGGTGATCGGAGCAACAGGAAGATTAGGGAACTACTTGACCCGTTTCAGCATCCAATCGGGTCACCAGACTTTCGCCCTCATAAGAAACTCTGCTTTCTCCGATCCTTCCAAGTCCGTTAACCTTGAATCTCTCTCCTCCGCCGGCGTCACTCTCCTCAAA GGTccattagaagatgaagtaagCTTAGAAGAAGCAGTGATGAAAGTAGATGTAGTCATCTCTGCGATTCCATCAAAACACGTTCTTGATCAGAAACTCCTCATCAATGTCATCAAACGATCTCCCTCCATCAAG AGGTTTATCCCTGCTGAATACGGAGCAGATCCGGACAAAATACAAGTCTCGGATCTTGATCACGGCTTCTACTCAAAAAAGTCTGAGATAAGACGTCTTGTGGAATCATCAGGGATTCCTTACACATACATTTGCTGCGGATTGTTCATGAGGATTCTACTTCCATCTCTTGTCCAACCGGGTCTTCAATCACCTCCAATGGATAAAGTCACCCGTCTTTGGAGATGGAAACGTTAA